In one Tepidisphaeraceae bacterium genomic region, the following are encoded:
- a CDS encoding glycoside hydrolase family 2 TIM barrel-domain containing protein, which yields MSIPRNEYPRPQFARADWLCLNGKWQFEIDPGDSGIDRGLLSRDLSGEIIVPFCPESTLSGIGHVDRMLAVWYRRSITVPATWTGRRVLLHFQACDYETTVWVNGVEVARHRGGFTPFSADVTDHVQPGEPATIVVRARDDWRHPKPMGKQSRSFGNAGCHYTRTTGIWQTAWMEPVAKLHMHRPRITPDVANGAFHMVVPVSGNARGSQVRVTLSDATRPEVKVTATASAAFDFAPQVTLNVPERHRILWEPLKPHLYDLKLELLDGSGTVVDTATSYAGLRSVAIDGMAIKINGKPVFQRLVLDQGYYANGIMTAPSDDDLKRDIELSIAAGFNGARLHQKVFEERFLYHADRFGYLCWGEFPDWGSGGFGPSHDHQRPSTAYVTEWLEALARDYSHPSIIGWCGLNETHQAIHDGMGVLDDVTRAMFLAAKAADPTRPVLDASGYAHRVPETDVYDCHDYEQDPAKFAANQRTLADGRPFENKIGTEKQRQSTPYRGQPFFVSEFGGIWWNPAARPGEDSWGYGQKPATIEEWYARFEGLCDVLLDDPNMFGYCYTQLTDVFQEQNGIYLFDRDVKFDMERVHRIQTKTAAIEKMIV from the coding sequence ATGAGCATCCCGCGCAATGAGTACCCACGTCCTCAGTTCGCACGTGCCGATTGGCTCTGTTTGAATGGCAAATGGCAGTTCGAGATTGACCCCGGCGACTCCGGGATCGATCGCGGATTGTTGAGCCGTGACCTCAGCGGCGAGATCATTGTGCCGTTCTGTCCCGAATCCACGCTCTCGGGCATCGGTCACGTCGATCGTATGCTTGCCGTTTGGTATCGGCGATCAATCACGGTGCCGGCGACTTGGACGGGACGCCGCGTGTTGCTGCACTTTCAGGCCTGCGATTACGAGACGACCGTCTGGGTGAACGGCGTCGAGGTGGCGCGACATCGCGGTGGCTTTACCCCCTTCTCGGCGGACGTCACGGATCATGTGCAGCCCGGCGAGCCGGCGACGATCGTCGTGCGTGCGCGCGACGACTGGCGTCATCCGAAACCCATGGGCAAGCAATCGCGCAGTTTCGGCAACGCGGGGTGCCACTACACGCGCACCACCGGCATCTGGCAGACGGCCTGGATGGAGCCCGTTGCCAAGCTGCACATGCATCGGCCGCGCATAACGCCCGACGTCGCTAACGGCGCGTTCCACATGGTCGTCCCGGTCAGCGGCAACGCGCGCGGCAGCCAGGTGCGCGTCACCCTCTCCGACGCCACGCGCCCTGAGGTGAAGGTCACAGCGACCGCATCCGCAGCATTCGACTTCGCGCCACAGGTCACTTTGAACGTGCCCGAACGCCATCGGATCCTTTGGGAACCGCTGAAGCCACACCTGTACGACCTGAAGCTGGAACTGCTGGACGGCAGCGGCACCGTCGTCGACACGGCCACCAGCTACGCGGGCCTTCGCTCTGTCGCGATCGACGGCATGGCGATCAAGATCAACGGCAAGCCGGTCTTCCAGCGCCTCGTGCTGGACCAGGGATACTACGCCAATGGTATCATGACTGCGCCGTCGGACGACGACCTCAAGCGCGACATCGAATTGAGCATCGCGGCTGGGTTCAACGGCGCACGGCTGCACCAGAAGGTGTTTGAGGAACGCTTCCTCTACCACGCCGACCGATTCGGTTACCTGTGCTGGGGCGAATTTCCTGACTGGGGGTCCGGTGGCTTTGGGCCCAGCCACGACCACCAGCGTCCCAGCACGGCGTATGTCACGGAGTGGCTGGAGGCACTAGCCCGTGATTACTCGCACCCTAGCATCATTGGTTGGTGCGGTCTGAACGAGACGCACCAGGCGATCCACGATGGCATGGGCGTGCTGGACGACGTCACGCGCGCAATGTTTCTGGCCGCGAAAGCGGCGGACCCGACCCGCCCGGTACTCGACGCCTCCGGCTACGCCCACCGCGTGCCCGAGACGGATGTCTACGATTGCCACGACTACGAGCAGGACCCTGCCAAGTTCGCCGCCAACCAACGAACGCTCGCCGACGGTAGGCCGTTCGAGAACAAGATTGGCACGGAGAAGCAACGGCAGAGCACGCCCTACCGTGGGCAACCGTTCTTCGTCAGCGAGTTCGGTGGCATCTGGTGGAACCCGGCGGCCCGGCCCGGTGAAGACTCGTGGGGCTACGGGCAAAAGCCGGCGACGATCGAAGAGTGGTACGCACGCTTCGAAGGACTGTGCGACGTGCTTCTGGATGACCCCAACATGTTCGGCTACTGCTACACGCAGTTGACCGATGTGTTCCAGGAGCAGAACGGCATCTACCTGTTCGATCGCGACGTGAAGTTCGACATGGAGCGCGTCCACCGCATCCAGACGAAAACGGCTGCGATCGAAAAGATGATCGTGTAA
- a CDS encoding AraC family transcriptional regulator — MNDKYLRETHMIGRRTRERIVGSSSYPALAKTGITLTGLSQAAVGFRFVRVSPLIVQVLVCEGGAGEVWVAGKWLLCGEGQAYVTGQRCPHGYRAIRGKVWSLAWVQYAGDAEDVVAEPRLQAVDPQPIASAIFGLYREWHGLADPAALSSWAHLVDLHARRILGPMEVDQRLSQLWETVATDLSRPWSLAMLADAARVSPEHLRRLCHARHGRSPLRHLAHLRLRRAAEQLASGRLKVSTVAAQVGYSNAFAFATAFRRELGISPSTCRVRVMS, encoded by the coding sequence ATGAATGACAAATACCTTCGCGAGACCCACATGATCGGCCGCCGGACGCGGGAGCGCATTGTTGGGTCAAGTAGCTATCCGGCACTGGCGAAGACCGGCATTACATTGACCGGGCTATCGCAGGCGGCGGTTGGGTTTCGGTTCGTTCGTGTCAGTCCGCTGATCGTGCAGGTCCTGGTGTGCGAAGGGGGTGCTGGCGAGGTTTGGGTGGCTGGGAAGTGGCTACTGTGCGGCGAGGGACAGGCGTACGTGACGGGGCAACGCTGTCCGCACGGGTACCGCGCGATCCGAGGAAAGGTGTGGTCGTTGGCGTGGGTGCAATATGCCGGCGATGCGGAGGACGTCGTTGCCGAACCGCGGCTGCAAGCGGTCGACCCGCAGCCCATCGCCTCGGCGATCTTCGGGTTGTACCGCGAGTGGCATGGCTTGGCCGACCCGGCGGCGCTTTCGTCGTGGGCTCACCTGGTTGATCTGCACGCCCGCCGGATCCTTGGCCCTATGGAGGTCGACCAGCGACTAAGCCAGCTATGGGAGACGGTTGCGACCGACCTATCGCGCCCGTGGTCGCTCGCGATGCTGGCGGACGCCGCCCGTGTTAGTCCCGAACACCTTCGGCGGCTCTGCCACGCGCGGCACGGCCGCAGCCCACTGCGCCATCTGGCCCACCTGCGCCTCCGCCGCGCCGCGGAACAACTGGCATCGGGGCGATTGAAGGTATCCACCGTCGCGGCACAGGTCGGCTATTCCAATGCATTCGCGTTTGCCACGGCATTCCGGCGCGAGCTCGGCATTTCCCCATCCACTTGCCGTGTACGGGTAATGTCGTGA